A region of the Deltaproteobacteria bacterium genome:
TCTTTAACCGGCCACCTCCCGGATGGATTCCTCCAAGATATTCAGGCAGGTGTCGACCTCCTCCTCAGTTACGGTGAGCGCCGGGCTGAAACGGATACTGTTTTCCCCACATCCCAGGAGAAGAAGGCCTCTTTTAAAGGCCGCCTGAATTATCTCGTCCCGCCAGTCCTTAGCGCGTTCTTTGCTCACCCGATCCTTTACCAGTTCCACAGCGACCATGAGGCCCAGCCCCCTCACGTCGCCCATACACTCATAGGACCTCTGCATTTCCCTTAGCCCCTCCAGCAGGCGTTTCCCTTGCTCCTCGGCGTTCTTCATGAGGCCTCCTTCCAGGAGTTCGATAGTCGCAAGGGCGGCCTGGCAGGAGATGGGGTTTCCCCCGAAGGTGGAGGCATGGGAACCGGCCTCCCAATCCATGATTTCCGCCTTTGCCACCATGGCACCAAGAGGCATGCCTGAAGCAATCCCCTTGGCCAGGGCCATTATATCAGGCGTCACCCCGAAGTGCTCCATGGCGAACATTTTCCCGGTCCGGCCCATTCCCGCCTGGACCTCGTCGGCCACGAAAAGGATACCGTATTGTTTTACGACGTCATACAATGCCTTGTGAAAATCAGGAGGCGGTACGATATACCCCCCCTCTCCCTGGATGGGCTCCACGAAAATTGCGGCCACCTCTTCAGGCGCCATGGTGGTTCGGAACAGGGTTTCTTCCACCCAGCGGACGCACTCCAGGGAACACTGGGGGTAGGTGAGATTGTATGGACACCTGTAGCAGTAAGGATAGGGGATGTGGGTGATTCCGGGAACGAAAGGATAATAGTGTTTTTTCTGAATCGTCTTGCTGGCGGTGAGGGATAAGGCCCCCATGGTGCGGCCGTGAAAGGCCCCGAAAAAAGCTATATTCAGTTCTCCGCGGGTGTGCCAGCGGGCCAGCTTGAAGGCGGCTTCCACGGCCTCAGCCCCTGAATTCCCGAAATAAACCTTTTTTCCTCCCTCCCCGGGCGCAAGGGAGGCGATTCTTTCTGCGAGCTTGATCTGTGGCACATAGTAGAAATCGGTTCCGGACATGTGCAGAAGCTTTTCCGCCTGTTCTTTGATGGCTTCAACCACCTTGGGGTGACAATGTCCTGTTGCGCATACCGCGATGCCGGCGGTGAAATCCAGGAAAAGGTTCTCATCCACGTCCCGGATCCAGACCCCTTCGGCCTTTTTCACTACAAGAGGATAGGCCCTCGTGTAAGAAGGGGACACATAGGTATGATCCGTTTCAATCAACTCCGAGGCCCTAGGCCCCGGCAGCGCCGTCTTGATAACCGGTTGTTTCATTTCTCACACCTCCCTCAAGGGAAAAACGAATTGATTCAAAAACAATCTTCACCTAAATTGAGCGATTTCCGAGTTTTCTGGAGACCTGCCTGAGGCAGACAAGTGCAAGGCGTGCGAGCCACGCCAAACAGCTGGCAGACAAGTCCGCGAAACTTCCCAAAAGGCCTTGATCAGTCAGCGAATCATTCTCTAACGAGCGCATCTATTTTTTCAAGAGAATTTTTGATAGAAACCCCTTATCGGAGCTCATAA
Encoded here:
- a CDS encoding acetyl ornithine aminotransferase family protein; translated protein: MKQPVIKTALPGPRASELIETDHTYVSPSYTRAYPLVVKKAEGVWIRDVDENLFLDFTAGIAVCATGHCHPKVVEAIKEQAEKLLHMSGTDFYYVPQIKLAERIASLAPGEGGKKVYFGNSGAEAVEAAFKLARWHTRGELNIAFFGAFHGRTMGALSLTASKTIQKKHYYPFVPGITHIPYPYCYRCPYNLTYPQCSLECVRWVEETLFRTTMAPEEVAAIFVEPIQGEGGYIVPPPDFHKALYDVVKQYGILFVADEVQAGMGRTGKMFAMEHFGVTPDIMALAKGIASGMPLGAMVAKAEIMDWEAGSHASTFGGNPISCQAALATIELLEGGLMKNAEEQGKRLLEGLREMQRSYECMGDVRGLGLMVAVELVKDRVSKERAKDWRDEIIQAAFKRGLLLLGCGENSIRFSPALTVTEEEVDTCLNILEESIREVAG